The following are from one region of the Phycisphaeraceae bacterium genome:
- a CDS encoding enoyl-CoA hydratase/isomerase family protein, translating into MIRVEHEPVSGGSGGGEIATIVLDRADKRNALTPDMLHNLRVAVDHAGHEHHARAVVLRGEGQAFCAGFDLSLCQDDPLAMRAMLTGLSNTIRALRRCPCPVVIAAHGAAIAGGCALLGGADFVVTDAHAKLGYPVTRLGVSPAVSSPFLRQSVGDGNARARLLDSELIDGRRACAIGLAHECVERAEDVLARAMGVARAFAAKPPHALHQTKRWLNELDGSLDERAIDGALHASLGLTGGEEERELLARMWEKRP; encoded by the coding sequence ATGATCCGCGTCGAGCACGAACCGGTGAGTGGAGGGAGCGGCGGCGGCGAGATCGCGACGATCGTTCTCGATCGCGCCGACAAGCGCAACGCGCTCACGCCCGACATGCTCCACAACCTGCGCGTCGCGGTCGACCACGCCGGGCACGAGCATCACGCGCGCGCCGTCGTGCTGCGCGGCGAGGGGCAGGCGTTCTGCGCCGGGTTCGACCTGTCGCTCTGCCAGGACGACCCGCTCGCGATGCGCGCCATGCTCACCGGCCTGAGCAACACCATCCGCGCGCTGCGCAGGTGCCCGTGCCCGGTGGTGATCGCGGCCCACGGGGCGGCGATCGCCGGGGGCTGCGCGCTGCTTGGCGGCGCGGACTTCGTCGTGACCGACGCGCACGCGAAACTCGGGTATCCGGTGACGCGCCTGGGCGTGTCGCCCGCGGTGAGCAGCCCGTTCCTGCGCCAGAGCGTGGGCGACGGCAACGCGCGGGCGCGCCTGCTCGATTCGGAACTCATCGACGGTCGGCGCGCGTGCGCGATCGGGTTGGCGCACGAATGCGTGGAGCGGGCGGAGGATGTGCTTGCTCGCGCGATGGGGGTTGCGCGGGCGTTCGCGGCCAAGCCGCCGCACGCGCTGCACCAGACGAAGCGGTGGCTGAACGAACTGGACGGCTCGCTTGATGAGCGGGCGATCGACGGCGCGCTGCACGCGTCGCTGGGGCTGACGGGCGGCGAGGAGGAGCGAGAACTGCTCGCCAGGATGTGGGAGAAGCGACCGTGA
- a CDS encoding PilZ domain-containing protein, with the protein MGTIETAISIAGEMKYTFFPAPLASLSNETLEVDLYLVHGEGREPALYRGSGLPFTPHDAVRLAETGVKYVYIPLAQHGAYRRMLMSTTERLFADKGVAVKERGKIVRATCSKIIEDVLMFPGWPEAVDAVEEISVCFTRWAEEAQHEFSYVLDMTAHDFYTTTHMVNVGVGCGMLAKELRPGDADFLKLVFEGGLLHDLGKRGVPEEILNKEGKLTDEEWAVLKVHPAKGYDELRDREGVSAVVLEMTRDHHEKLDGSGYPNGLKGDQISFHARLCGVVDIYDALTTARPYRGPIPPMKALSMMREEAGPKLDPDIFEAWEALVHKLLRDDPARAVGGRAGSIATVTAAPRADEPRKHTGDEKRGHPRRVCRLRGEACFEYRGKQVGPEVGEWYPVNIVDISQSGLGLRFEFAPSKGDLIRVRIPQPSGHPLEREGEIVRVRQDPGGAYLVGMRFTRLMSSAA; encoded by the coding sequence ATGGGCACCATCGAAACCGCCATCTCGATCGCCGGGGAGATGAAGTACACCTTCTTCCCGGCCCCGCTCGCGTCGCTCTCCAACGAGACGCTCGAGGTGGATCTGTATCTCGTCCACGGCGAGGGGCGCGAGCCGGCGCTCTACCGGGGGTCGGGCCTGCCCTTCACCCCGCACGACGCGGTGCGTCTGGCCGAGACGGGCGTGAAATATGTCTACATCCCCCTCGCGCAGCACGGCGCGTACCGGCGGATGCTGATGAGCACGACCGAGCGCCTTTTCGCGGACAAGGGCGTGGCGGTGAAGGAGCGCGGCAAGATCGTGCGCGCCACCTGCTCGAAGATCATCGAGGATGTGCTGATGTTCCCCGGCTGGCCCGAGGCGGTGGACGCGGTGGAAGAGATCTCGGTGTGCTTCACGAGGTGGGCCGAGGAAGCGCAGCACGAGTTCTCGTATGTGCTGGATATGACCGCGCACGATTTCTACACGACGACGCACATGGTGAATGTCGGCGTGGGGTGCGGGATGCTCGCGAAGGAGCTCCGCCCGGGAGACGCGGACTTCCTGAAGCTGGTGTTCGAGGGCGGGCTGCTGCACGACCTGGGCAAGCGGGGCGTGCCGGAGGAGATCCTGAACAAAGAGGGCAAGCTCACCGACGAGGAGTGGGCCGTGCTCAAGGTTCATCCCGCGAAGGGGTACGACGAGCTGCGCGACCGCGAGGGCGTCTCGGCGGTCGTGCTCGAGATGACGCGCGACCACCACGAGAAGCTCGATGGATCGGGGTATCCGAACGGGCTCAAGGGCGACCAGATCTCGTTCCACGCGCGCCTCTGCGGCGTGGTGGACATCTACGACGCGCTGACCACGGCTCGCCCGTATCGTGGTCCGATTCCGCCGATGAAGGCGCTGTCGATGATGCGCGAGGAGGCGGGCCCCAAGCTCGATCCCGACATCTTCGAGGCGTGGGAGGCGCTGGTGCACAAGCTCCTGCGCGACGACCCGGCCAGGGCGGTGGGGGGGCGGGCCGGATCGATCGCGACGGTGACGGCGGCGCCCCGCGCCGACGAGCCGCGAAAGCACACCGGCGACGAGAAACGCGGCCACCCCCGGCGCGTCTGCCGCCTGCGCGGGGAGGCGTGCTTCGAGTACCGCGGCAAGCAGGTCGGCCCCGAGGTCGGCGAGTGGTACCCGGTGAACATCGTGGACATCAGCCAGAGCGGGCTGGGCCTGCGGTTCGAGTTCGCCCCGTCCAAGGGCGACTTGATCCGGGTGCGGATCCCCCAGCCGAGCGGGCACCCGCTCGAGCGCGAGGGGGAGATCGTCCGGGTGCGTCAGGACCCCGGGGGGGCCTATCTGGTGGGTATGCGGTTCACGCGGCTCATGTCCTCGGCGGCGTGA
- a CDS encoding enoyl-CoA hydratase/isomerase family protein, producing the protein MPSDLLSFHRESTGPAAGVVTLHLEQEGKPVVVLNRAFLEKLDRTLDAIGQPEKGFVLASDAPRAFVAGADLAEIDGLNDQELDEYLKLGTRVYGRIAAFKCHTVAAINGATLGGGLELAMHCDTLVAAMPKGTAEKPPRPYPIGLPEAGLGICPGWGGTAMLPSRMDPARAILMTATGQTMSVIEAREAGLISQLLDNPDDLLPLSCERAATGLSGSVAGHKNHEARNISMERFSVDARAGLKRAMPDLPATPAAQAVAECVDAGLSGGWKKALECERRNLIRLRHTPEARRAIEAFFAKSKA; encoded by the coding sequence ATGCCGTCTGATCTGCTGTCCTTCCATCGTGAATCGACGGGCCCGGCCGCGGGTGTCGTGACGCTGCATCTCGAGCAGGAGGGCAAGCCGGTGGTCGTGCTCAACCGGGCCTTTCTGGAGAAGCTCGACCGCACGCTGGACGCGATCGGGCAGCCCGAGAAGGGCTTCGTGCTGGCGAGCGACGCGCCGCGCGCGTTCGTCGCCGGGGCCGACCTCGCTGAGATCGACGGGCTGAACGACCAGGAGCTCGATGAGTATCTGAAGCTCGGCACGCGCGTCTACGGGCGGATCGCGGCGTTCAAGTGCCACACGGTGGCGGCGATCAACGGCGCGACGCTGGGCGGCGGGCTCGAGTTGGCGATGCACTGCGACACGCTGGTCGCGGCGATGCCGAAAGGGACCGCCGAGAAGCCCCCGAGGCCCTATCCCATCGGCCTGCCCGAAGCGGGTCTGGGCATCTGCCCGGGCTGGGGCGGCACGGCGATGCTGCCGTCGCGCATGGACCCGGCGCGGGCGATCCTGATGACGGCGACCGGCCAGACCATGAGCGTCATCGAGGCGCGCGAGGCGGGGCTCATCAGCCAGCTGCTCGACAACCCCGACGACCTGCTGCCCCTCTCGTGCGAGCGCGCGGCGACGGGGCTGTCCGGCTCGGTCGCGGGCCACAAGAACCACGAGGCGCGCAACATCTCGATGGAGCGGTTCAGCGTCGACGCGAGGGCCGGGCTGAAGCGCGCGATGCCGGACTTGCCGGCGACCCCGGCCGCGCAGGCGGTCGCCGAGTGCGTCGACGCCGGGCTGAGCGGGGGCTGGAAGAAGGCGCTCGAGTGCGAGCGCCGGAACCTGATCCGGCTGCGTCACACCCCCGAGGCGCGCCGGGCGATCGAGGCGTTCTTCGCGAAGTCGAAGGCCTGA
- a CDS encoding acyl-CoA dehydrogenase family protein: protein MADLKNLKGISEKDRKMIADAEQMLGPDPSEMGFIKNLFWGNFREDLVFPYPESAAEETARCDQLLARLDEYMRNEHPSVQIDQEQEIPRWVIDRLFEMGVLGMTIPREHGGGGLGITSYNRVLERIGASCGSTAVLVSAHQSIGCKAVMLFGTDEQKKNWLPKLATEWVSAFCLSEPNVGCDAGGQETRCEWNEAEQCYILNGEKKWATSGAISGLFTVMAKQKMPDGKDKVTALVCTPDMPGIDIFQKNRSKCGIRGTWQARIRFTNVRVPKAHLMHKEGRGLNVALTCLNYGRCTLSAGMLGGAKAAMDQAIKWSQTRYQFQRPLADFELVQQKVARMAAYTYAMESMLYMTTGMLDRHDDDIMLETAICKVFCSEYGWRTVNDAMQIMGGESYMTENQIERIFRDSRINIIVEGANEVMQSFIFAYGGKQLAEQMVGVRDAMAWNKEQGVGANLARVLRNGTNPVIVGKAIPLGLELFLGIKRAAPQVTKLHASLASQGDRVGQLTRDLSHAFKKMSKVHEENLLNRQVVQARIADCAIMIHAMTCSLSRLDRDLRAGAEGVEFERDRAACMHFCDMAEVEFRRLMRELTSNADASMARASEAALKLSDTLPNSQFSIPERSPVAKGTGRELNQQGIKQFPGTRFEGDPTFHGSGGTSSGSGVSAVEKLH, encoded by the coding sequence ATGGCAGATCTGAAGAACCTCAAGGGCATCTCCGAGAAGGACCGCAAGATGATCGCCGACGCCGAGCAGATGCTCGGGCCGGACCCTTCGGAGATGGGGTTCATCAAGAACCTGTTCTGGGGCAACTTCCGCGAGGATCTGGTGTTCCCGTACCCCGAGAGCGCTGCTGAAGAGACGGCGCGCTGCGATCAGCTCCTCGCGCGACTCGACGAGTACATGCGCAACGAGCACCCCTCGGTCCAGATCGATCAGGAGCAGGAGATCCCGCGCTGGGTCATCGACCGGCTCTTCGAGATGGGCGTGCTGGGCATGACCATCCCCCGCGAGCACGGCGGCGGCGGGCTGGGCATCACCTCGTACAACCGCGTCCTCGAGCGCATCGGCGCGTCGTGCGGGAGCACGGCGGTGCTGGTCTCGGCGCACCAGTCCATCGGCTGCAAGGCGGTCATGCTCTTCGGCACCGACGAGCAGAAGAAGAACTGGCTGCCCAAGCTTGCCACCGAGTGGGTCAGCGCGTTCTGCCTCTCCGAGCCCAACGTCGGCTGCGACGCCGGCGGGCAGGAGACCCGCTGCGAGTGGAACGAAGCCGAGCAGTGCTACATCCTCAACGGCGAGAAGAAGTGGGCCACCTCGGGCGCCATCTCGGGCCTGTTCACCGTCATGGCCAAGCAGAAGATGCCCGACGGCAAGGACAAGGTCACCGCCCTGGTCTGCACGCCCGACATGCCCGGCATCGACATCTTCCAGAAGAACCGCAGCAAGTGCGGCATCCGCGGCACGTGGCAGGCGCGCATCCGGTTCACCAACGTCCGCGTGCCCAAGGCCCATCTCATGCACAAGGAAGGCCGCGGCCTGAACGTCGCGCTGACCTGCCTGAACTACGGTCGCTGCACCCTCTCGGCGGGCATGCTGGGCGGCGCCAAGGCCGCGATGGACCAGGCGATCAAGTGGTCGCAGACCCGCTACCAGTTCCAGCGCCCGCTGGCGGACTTCGAGCTGGTGCAGCAGAAGGTCGCGCGCATGGCCGCGTACACCTACGCGATGGAATCCATGCTGTACATGACCACGGGCATGCTCGATCGCCACGACGACGACATCATGCTCGAGACCGCGATCTGCAAGGTGTTCTGCTCCGAGTACGGCTGGCGGACCGTCAACGACGCCATGCAGATCATGGGCGGCGAGTCGTACATGACCGAGAACCAGATCGAGCGCATCTTCCGCGACTCGCGCATCAACATCATCGTCGAGGGCGCCAACGAGGTCATGCAGTCGTTCATCTTCGCCTACGGCGGCAAGCAGCTCGCCGAGCAGATGGTCGGCGTGCGCGACGCGATGGCGTGGAACAAGGAGCAGGGCGTGGGCGCGAACCTCGCTCGCGTCCTGCGCAACGGCACGAACCCTGTGATCGTCGGCAAGGCGATCCCGCTCGGGCTCGAGCTCTTCCTGGGCATCAAGCGGGCCGCCCCTCAGGTCACCAAGCTGCACGCGTCGCTCGCGTCGCAGGGCGATCGCGTGGGTCAGCTCACGCGAGACCTCTCGCACGCGTTCAAGAAGATGAGCAAGGTCCACGAGGAGAACCTGCTCAACCGCCAGGTCGTGCAGGCGCGCATCGCGGACTGCGCGATCATGATCCACGCCATGACCTGCTCGCTGTCGCGACTCGATCGCGACCTGCGCGCCGGCGCCGAGGGCGTGGAGTTCGAGCGCGACCGCGCCGCCTGCATGCACTTCTGCGACATGGCGGAGGTTGAGTTCCGGCGCCTGATGCGCGAGCTGACCTCCAACGCCGACGCCTCGATGGCCAGGGCGTCGGAGGCGGCCCTCAAGCTCAGCGACACCCTCCCCAACTCGCAGTTCTCGATCCCCGAGCGCAGCCCGGTCGCCAAGGGCACCGGGCGCGAGCTCAACCAGCAGGGCATCAAGCAGTTCCCCGGCACCCGCTTCGAGGGCGACCCGACCTTCCACGGCTCGGGCGGCACCAGCAGCGGGTCGGGCGTCTCGGCGGTCGAGAAGCTGCACTGA
- a CDS encoding alpha-ketoacid dehydrogenase subunit beta, which translates to MANLTLVQAINLALAQEMEKDERVVILGEDVGKNGGVFRVTEGLQARFGEERVVDSPLAESGIIGSAIGLAIAGMRPVPEIQFDGFLGPAYDQIVNHAARYRTRSRGAITVPLTIRVPVQGGIHAPELHSDSPEAIYAHHPGIKVVMPSSPYDAKGLLIAAIRDPDPVIFFEPKRVYRSFREEVPEDEYTIPIGKGKIVSEGTDLTVVTWGAPVYQCLAAMDNLPEDLSVELIDLRTIYPYDEDIILESVEKTGRCVIVHEAPKTCGFGAELATMIQERAFLHLKAPIQRVTGFDTVMPYYKLELDYLPEAPRIQEGILACANY; encoded by the coding sequence ATGGCCAACCTCACCCTCGTTCAAGCGATCAATCTGGCTCTCGCGCAGGAGATGGAGAAGGACGAACGCGTCGTCATCCTGGGCGAAGATGTCGGCAAGAACGGCGGCGTGTTCCGCGTCACCGAGGGGCTGCAGGCCCGCTTCGGAGAGGAGCGCGTCGTCGACAGCCCCCTCGCCGAGTCGGGCATCATCGGCAGCGCGATCGGCCTCGCGATCGCCGGCATGCGCCCCGTCCCCGAGATCCAGTTCGACGGGTTCCTCGGGCCGGCGTACGACCAGATCGTCAACCACGCCGCCCGCTATCGCACCCGCTCGCGCGGCGCGATCACGGTGCCCCTCACCATCCGCGTGCCGGTCCAGGGCGGCATCCACGCCCCCGAACTCCACAGCGACTCGCCCGAGGCGATCTACGCCCACCACCCGGGCATCAAGGTCGTCATGCCCTCGTCGCCCTACGACGCGAAGGGCCTGCTGATCGCCGCGATCCGCGACCCCGACCCGGTCATCTTCTTCGAGCCCAAGCGCGTCTACCGCTCGTTCCGCGAAGAGGTGCCCGAGGACGAGTACACCATCCCCATCGGCAAGGGCAAGATCGTCAGCGAGGGCACGGACCTCACCGTCGTCACCTGGGGCGCGCCGGTCTACCAGTGCCTGGCGGCGATGGACAACCTGCCCGAAGACCTGTCGGTCGAACTCATCGACCTGCGCACGATCTATCCCTACGACGAGGACATCATCCTCGAATCCGTCGAGAAGACCGGTCGCTGCGTGATCGTGCACGAGGCGCCCAAGACCTGCGGCTTCGGGGCGGAACTCGCCACGATGATCCAGGAGCGCGCCTTCCTGCACCTCAAGGCCCCCATCCAGCGCGTGACGGGCTTCGACACGGTCATGCCCTACTACAAGCTGGAACTGGACTACCTGCCCGAGGCGCCGCGGATCCAGGAGGGGATCTTGGCGTGTGCGAATTACTGA
- the pdhA gene encoding pyruvate dehydrogenase (acetyl-transferring) E1 component subunit alpha: protein MPIRTDFEGKIEYVQILDETGKFDEKLGKGLLTDAQVVELYEHMSICRHLDEIAFKLQRSGRMGTYPQNKGQEAAAVGTAQCLKKGDWIVPCYRENAALFMHGLPMEKILLHWMGDERGNQIPEGVNITPISIPIGTHMLHAAGIAWAGKLRGEDMVVATYFGDGATSEGDFHEAMNFAAVLKVPVIFVCQNNSWAISVPSSKQFKCETLAQRAFAYGMPGIRCDGNDVFAVNKVMKDAVARARAGEGPSFIEAVTYRLGDHTTADDARRYRDPEEVEKWISRDPLIRTRKYLEKKKAWTEAKQKALDEKAKELVAQVVKNAEGIEKPAIDDIFDYTFADLPAEIVRQRETMKTHGLGQFPEQETLSRVKQYS, encoded by the coding sequence ATGCCCATCAGGACCGATTTCGAAGGCAAGATCGAGTACGTGCAGATCCTCGACGAGACCGGCAAGTTCGACGAGAAGCTCGGCAAGGGCCTGCTCACCGACGCGCAGGTCGTCGAGCTCTACGAGCACATGTCGATCTGTCGCCACCTCGACGAGATCGCCTTCAAGCTGCAGCGCTCCGGGCGCATGGGCACCTACCCGCAGAACAAGGGACAGGAGGCGGCGGCGGTCGGCACCGCCCAGTGCCTCAAGAAGGGCGACTGGATCGTCCCCTGCTACCGCGAGAACGCGGCCCTGTTCATGCACGGGCTGCCCATGGAGAAGATCCTCCTCCACTGGATGGGCGACGAGCGCGGCAACCAGATCCCCGAGGGCGTGAACATCACCCCGATCTCGATCCCCATCGGCACGCACATGCTCCACGCCGCCGGCATCGCGTGGGCGGGCAAGCTCCGCGGCGAGGACATGGTCGTCGCGACCTACTTCGGCGACGGCGCGACCTCTGAGGGCGACTTCCACGAGGCGATGAACTTCGCGGCGGTGCTCAAGGTCCCGGTGATCTTCGTCTGCCAGAACAACTCGTGGGCGATCAGCGTGCCCAGCAGCAAGCAGTTCAAGTGCGAGACGCTCGCGCAGCGCGCGTTCGCCTACGGCATGCCGGGCATCCGCTGCGACGGCAACGACGTGTTCGCCGTCAACAAGGTGATGAAGGACGCGGTCGCGCGTGCCCGCGCCGGCGAGGGCCCCTCGTTCATCGAGGCCGTGACCTATCGCCTGGGCGACCACACCACCGCCGACGACGCGCGCCGCTACCGCGACCCGGAAGAGGTCGAGAAGTGGATCAGCCGCGACCCGCTGATCCGCACGCGCAAGTACCTCGAGAAGAAGAAGGCCTGGACCGAAGCCAAGCAGAAGGCCCTCGACGAGAAGGCCAAGGAGCTCGTGGCGCAGGTCGTCAAGAACGCCGAGGGCATCGAGAAGCCGGCGATCGACGACATCTTCGACTACACCTTCGCCGACCTGCCCGCCGAGATCGTCCGCCAGCGAGAGACGATGAAGACCCACGGGCTCGGGCAGTTCCCCGAGCAGGAAACGCTGTCGCGGGTAAAGCAGTATTCGTGA
- a CDS encoding enoyl-CoA hydratase/isomerase family protein: protein MSVNELALLSIEGRVATLTLNRPEQRNAMSRDLLTALSERVRELASRADVSVCVITGAGKSFCAGMDLKAVLDVPGAPGEMLRLIAELTHAIRNLPMVTVARINGAAIGGGCGLACVCDLGVAPPDAKLGYPEVDLGVCPAVVAPWLVKKIGAGQARRVLLEGGLMDGRRAHDLGLITHLAPSQDELDATVDELVGRLSKAGPMALQTTKRWMNTLDGSDDLEVLLRGAELSARVVESDEARAGLKAMFARR, encoded by the coding sequence GTGAGCGTGAACGAACTGGCGTTGTTGTCGATCGAAGGCCGCGTCGCGACGCTGACGCTCAACCGTCCGGAGCAGCGCAACGCGATGTCGCGGGACCTGCTCACGGCGCTCTCTGAGCGCGTGCGCGAACTGGCGTCGCGCGCCGATGTGTCGGTGTGCGTGATCACGGGCGCCGGCAAGAGTTTCTGCGCCGGGATGGACCTCAAGGCGGTGCTCGATGTCCCCGGCGCGCCGGGGGAGATGCTGCGGCTCATCGCCGAACTGACCCACGCCATCCGGAACCTGCCGATGGTCACGGTGGCGCGGATCAACGGGGCGGCGATCGGGGGCGGGTGCGGGCTCGCGTGCGTGTGCGACTTGGGCGTCGCGCCGCCCGACGCGAAGCTGGGATATCCGGAAGTGGACCTTGGCGTGTGCCCGGCGGTGGTGGCGCCCTGGCTGGTGAAGAAGATCGGCGCCGGGCAGGCGCGCCGGGTGCTGCTCGAGGGCGGGCTGATGGACGGGCGGCGTGCGCACGACCTGGGCCTGATCACGCACCTCGCCCCTTCGCAGGACGAGCTGGACGCGACGGTCGACGAACTCGTCGGTCGGCTTTCGAAGGCGGGCCCGATGGCGCTGCAGACGACGAAGCGCTGGATGAACACGCTCGACGGGTCGGACGATCTCGAGGTCCTCCTGCGCGGCGCTGAGTTATCGGCCCGCGTGGTCGAGAGCGACGAGGCAAGAGCCGGGCTCAAGGCCATGTTCGCACGGAGGTGA
- the accD gene encoding acetyl-CoA carboxylase, carboxyltransferase subunit beta has protein sequence MSQAESQPIAPPTSQAAGPRSWSELKPQRSNAIPEGLWLRCPSCAQMIYRKQMEANLHVCPQCDHHFRITAAERIAQLVDPDSFEPMFTNLRCADPLGFTDIKKYKDRLVAEEKKSGEHEAIKAGRGFIKGRPAMLCALDPSFMMGSMGSVVGETITRSIEHAIEGDLPLIIVSCSGGARMQESSLSLMQMAKTSAALGAFHDAGGLFISVLADPTTGGVTASFAMLGDVILAEPKALIGFAGPRVIKQTIRQELPEGFQRSEFLQDAGMVDRVVHRHKLRSEISRIIDFAGK, from the coding sequence ATGAGCCAGGCCGAATCCCAACCGATCGCCCCCCCCACCAGCCAGGCCGCCGGCCCGCGCTCGTGGTCCGAGCTCAAGCCCCAGAGGTCCAACGCGATCCCCGAGGGGCTGTGGCTCCGCTGCCCCTCGTGCGCGCAGATGATCTATCGCAAGCAGATGGAGGCCAACCTCCATGTCTGCCCCCAGTGCGATCACCACTTCCGCATCACCGCGGCCGAGCGCATCGCCCAGCTCGTGGACCCCGACTCCTTCGAGCCGATGTTCACGAACCTGCGCTGCGCCGACCCGCTGGGCTTCACCGACATCAAGAAGTACAAGGACCGCCTCGTCGCCGAGGAAAAGAAGTCCGGCGAGCACGAGGCCATCAAGGCCGGTCGCGGCTTCATCAAGGGTCGCCCGGCGATGCTCTGCGCCCTCGACCCCTCCTTCATGATGGGCTCCATGGGCAGCGTCGTGGGAGAGACCATCACCCGCTCCATCGAGCACGCGATCGAGGGCGACCTGCCCCTCATCATCGTCTCCTGCTCGGGCGGCGCGCGCATGCAGGAGAGCTCGCTCTCCCTCATGCAGATGGCCAAGACCTCCGCCGCCCTCGGCGCGTTCCACGACGCCGGCGGCCTGTTCATCTCCGTCCTCGCCGACCCGACCACCGGCGGCGTGACCGCCTCCTTCGCCATGCTGGGCGATGTCATCCTCGCCGAGCCCAAGGCGCTCATCGGCTTCGCCGGCCCGCGCGTCATCAAGCAGACCATCCGACAGGAACTCCCAGAGGGCTTCCAGCGCTCCGAGTTCCTCCAGGACGCCGGCATGGTCGACCGCGTGGTGCACCGCCACAAACTGCGAAGCGAGATCAGCCGCATCATCGACTTTGCTGGGAAGTAA
- a CDS encoding gamma-glutamyl-gamma-aminobutyrate hydrolase family protein (Members of this family of hydrolases with an active site Cys residue belong to MEROPS family C26.) yields MSLSDRVIVGVTCHASGEGPSRVMLRRAYIDAIVRAGGVPLLLAQVAEQAREHLAICDAFVFTGGDDPRTEEFGVPTHPRASVMDPARQRHELTLLRLLREERPDIPVLGVCLGMQLMALVEGGALNQCLDDDTPTAGDHAPPRESPTTDRRHALRVLVEHPVVKPGEVNSWHRQAVRDAGAMRVVATAYDGVIEAIDDPRRAFCVGVQWHPERLRDVGLDQRDANGDGVFMALMNAARAMGSRQ; encoded by the coding sequence GTGTCACTGAGTGATCGCGTCATCGTGGGTGTGACCTGCCACGCGTCGGGCGAAGGCCCATCGCGGGTGATGCTGCGCCGGGCGTACATCGACGCGATCGTGCGGGCCGGGGGCGTGCCGCTGCTGCTGGCGCAGGTGGCGGAGCAGGCGCGCGAGCACCTGGCGATCTGCGACGCGTTCGTGTTCACGGGGGGCGACGACCCGCGCACCGAGGAGTTCGGCGTCCCGACGCACCCGCGCGCGAGCGTGATGGACCCGGCGCGCCAGCGCCACGAGCTGACGCTGCTTCGCCTGCTGCGCGAGGAGCGCCCCGACATTCCTGTGCTCGGTGTGTGCCTGGGGATGCAGCTGATGGCGCTGGTCGAGGGCGGCGCGTTGAACCAGTGCCTCGACGACGACACGCCGACGGCGGGCGACCACGCGCCGCCGCGCGAGAGCCCCACTACCGATCGGCGCCACGCGCTGCGCGTGCTCGTCGAGCACCCGGTGGTGAAGCCGGGCGAGGTGAACTCCTGGCACCGCCAGGCGGTGCGCGACGCGGGCGCGATGCGCGTGGTCGCGACGGCGTACGACGGCGTGATCGAGGCGATCGACGACCCGCGACGCGCGTTCTGCGTGGGCGTGCAGTGGCACCCGGAGCGTTTGCGCGATGTTGGGCTGGATCAGCGCGACGCGAACGGGGATGGGGTGTTCATGGCGTTGATGAACGCTGCGAGGGCAATGGGCAGTCGGCAATAG